A window of Corythoichthys intestinalis isolate RoL2023-P3 chromosome 14, ASM3026506v1, whole genome shotgun sequence contains these coding sequences:
- the LOC130930230 gene encoding fizzy-related protein homolog yields MDQDYESRLLRQINIQNANASPVKSVSALRALSPASSPLSSPSKHGDRFIPSRAGANWSVNFHRINEIEKSHNQNRKTKDGTADSNKADGLAYSALLKNELLGAGIDKVQDPQSEDRRLQPSTPTRRSLFKYSISTKRSLEEDGNAVSPYSLSPVSSNSQKLLRSPRKPMRKISKIPFKVLDAPELQDDFYLNLVDWSSLNVLSVGLGTCVYLWSACTSQVTRLCDLSVEGDSVTSVGWSERGNLVAVGTHKGYVQIWDAAAAKKLSALEGHTARVGALAWNADQLSSGSRDRVILQRDIRAPPLQSERRLQGHRQEVCGLKWSTDHQLLASGGNDNKLLVWNHSSVLPVQQYTEHLAAVKAIAWSPHQHGLLASGGGTADRCIRFWNTLTGQPLQCTDTGSQVCNLAWSKHTNELVSTHGYSQNQILVWKYPSLTQVAKLTGHSYRVLYLAMSPDGEAIVTGAGDETLRFWNVFSKMRSTKESVSVLNLFTRIR; encoded by the exons ATGGATCAGGACTACGAGTCCAGACTGCTAAGGCAAATCAACATCCAAAATGCGAATGCCAGTCCAGTG AAATCTGTAAGTGCGCTTCGAGCTCTGTCACCAGCCAGCTCCCCGCTGTCCTCCCCGAGCAAGCACGGCGATCGCTTCATCCCTTCGCGGGCCGGCGCCAACTGGAGCGTCAACTTCCACCGCATCAAT GAAATTGAGAAGTCGCACAACCaaaacaggaaaacaaaagaTGGCACAGCAGACAGCAATAAAG CGGATGGTCTTGCATACTCCGCACTGCTGAAAAACGAGTTGTTGGGAGCCGGTATCGACAAAGTCCAGGACCCTCAGTCCGAAGACCGCCGTCTTCAGCCGTCCACTCCGACCAGGCGGAGCCTTTTCAAA TACTCAATAAGTACTAAGAGGTCTCTCGAAGAAGATGGAAACGCTGTTTCTCCTTATTCCTTATCACCCGTCAGTAGCAACAG CCAAAAACTACTACGCTCGCCACGGAAGCCCATGCGGAAGATCTCTAAAATACCCTTCAAAGTTCTTGATGCGCCAGAGCTTCAGGATGACTTCTACCTCAACTTAGTGGACTGGTCCTCTCTTAATGTGCTTAGTGTAGGACTGGGAACATGTGTGTACCTGTGGAGCGCTTGTACTAGCCAG GTGACGCGTCTGTGTGACCTTTCTGTTGAAGGAGACTCTGTGACGTCAGTGGGCTGGTCGGAAagg GGTAACCTGGTTGCTGTGGGGACTCATAAAGGGTACGTTCAAATCTGGGATGCAGCCGCAGCGAAAAAGCTCTCTGCGCTTGAGGGACACACAGCCAGAGTGG GTGCCTTGGCATGGAACGCAGACCAGCTATCATCAGGCAGCCGCGATAGGGTCATCCTGCAGCGGGACATCAGAGCGCCGCCTCTTCAGTCAGAACGCCGGCTCCAGGGACACCGGCAGGAAGTTTGTGGTCTAAAGTGGAGCACGGATCATCAGCTTTTAGCATCTGGTGGCAACGATAACAAG TTGCTCGTGTGGAACCACTCCAGCGTCCTCCCGGTGCAGCAGTACACGGAGCATTTGGCGGCAGTGAAGGCAATCGCCTGGTCGCCCCACCAGCACGGCCTATTGGCGTCCGGCGGAGGCACCGCCGACCGCTGCATCCGCTTCTGGAACACTCTCACGGGCCAGCCGCTACAGTGCACCGACACGGGCTCTCAGGTGTGCAACCTGGCCTGGTCCAAGCACACTAACGAACTG GTCAGCACACATGGGTACTCCCAGAACCAGATCCTGGTGTGGAAGTATCCCTCCCTCACTCAGGTGGCTAAACTTACAGGGCACTCTTACAGAGTTCTTTACCTG